In Alkalihalobacillus sp. TS-13, the following are encoded in one genomic region:
- a CDS encoding YneF family protein, translating to MDWMYFVVGFVALLAGAALGFFIARKYMMSYLKKNPPINENMLRVMMMQMGQKPSQKKINQMMQAMQKQMK from the coding sequence ATGGATTGGATGTATTTTGTTGTGGGCTTTGTTGCGTTGCTCGCTGGTGCTGCGCTTGGCTTTTTTATCGCCCGCAAATATATGATGAGTTATCTTAAGAAGAATCCACCGATTAACGAAAACATGTTACGCGTGATGATGATGCAGATGGGACAAAAACCATCCCAGAAGAAGATAAATCAGATGATGCAAGCAATGCAGAAACAAATGAAATAG
- the mnmH gene encoding tRNA 2-selenouridine(34) synthase MnmH, translated as MSEIRSVSVVPIESINLADFHIIDVRSPKEFQEFHIEGATNVPIFSNEEREKVGTTYKQVGKEEAKMLGLSIVSPKLPQMVELLKGLAVSNRKPYLIYCARGGMRSNSFATVMKLMGLDCCQLIGGIRSYRQFIMAKLEQYSKTPKPFIVLEGLTGTRKTDILEVLQEEGYPVINLEKLAGHRGSIFGEIGNEGRSQKMFDRDLFRRLQQIDQHPNYIIESESKRIGRVVVPDWILNGKEEGKRLHIHYPLESRVQSICETYQPELFHDQIGEALHLLKKRLASEVYERILLFFHDKDYENVVRVLLMSYYDPKYNFTADQYRSPVIELAIENLEDGLVKVKNMIQKLQLHSYC; from the coding sequence ATGTCAGAAATCAGGTCAGTATCAGTTGTTCCTATTGAATCGATCAATCTAGCAGATTTTCATATAATTGATGTTCGATCTCCGAAGGAGTTTCAAGAGTTCCATATCGAAGGAGCGACCAATGTGCCGATTTTCAGCAATGAAGAACGGGAGAAAGTTGGGACCACCTACAAGCAGGTAGGAAAGGAAGAGGCGAAAATGCTGGGTCTCTCCATTGTTTCACCGAAGCTCCCCCAAATGGTTGAACTATTGAAAGGCTTAGCTGTTTCTAATAGAAAGCCCTACTTGATCTATTGTGCTCGCGGCGGTATGAGAAGCAACAGCTTTGCAACAGTCATGAAGCTGATGGGTCTTGATTGCTGTCAGCTGATCGGCGGGATCCGTTCCTACCGCCAATTTATTATGGCTAAGTTGGAACAATATTCTAAAACTCCGAAACCGTTCATTGTGCTGGAAGGATTGACGGGGACCAGAAAGACAGACATATTGGAAGTCCTCCAGGAGGAAGGCTATCCTGTCATCAACCTTGAAAAACTGGCAGGTCATCGCGGATCCATTTTCGGAGAAATCGGGAACGAAGGACGTTCACAAAAAATGTTTGATCGTGACTTATTCCGGCGTCTCCAACAAATCGATCAACATCCGAATTACATCATCGAGTCTGAAAGTAAACGGATCGGTCGGGTGGTTGTACCTGATTGGATATTAAATGGAAAAGAAGAAGGGAAGCGGCTTCATATACATTATCCTTTAGAAAGCCGAGTCCAATCGATTTGTGAAACCTATCAACCAGAGTTGTTCCATGATCAGATCGGTGAGGCTTTGCACCTTTTGAAGAAACGACTTGCTTCTGAGGTGTATGAGCGTATCTTGCTCTTCTTTCATGATAAAGACTATGAAAATGTAGTCCGAGTTCTATTAATGTCCTATTATGATCCTAAATACAATTTTACTGCGGATCAATATCGTTCACCCGTCATTGAATTGGCTATCGAAAATCTTGAAGATGGCTTAGTGAAGGTGAAGAATATGATTCAAAAGCTTCAACTTCATTCGTACTGTTGA
- a CDS encoding type I restriction endonuclease, whose product MENFVQQLKSLSSRVEKIRENIHTEEATKTSLIMPFIQILGYDIFNPEELVPEFVADVGIKKGEKIDYAIMHGNDPVILIEAKSVNEILTKHDSQLFRYFGTTKAKFAILTNGIEYNFFTDLEEQNRMDQKPFFTFNILELRDNHILEIAKFRKSHFDITNVLTTASELKYTNEIKQLLGREWENPSDELIKFILNDVYQGVKTKKVIDNFREIIKKSLNQFISEKVNDKLQKALNTSDDKPIEQTKNEVAATEQIQEDKQAPQDLIETTEEEIEGYVLIKLILKDHIQSNRVFYRDNKSYFNVLLDDNIRKWVCRLGFNSSNKYIQLNDENKTSYKLNSVDEIMYYKENIIDVAKQYN is encoded by the coding sequence ATGGAGAATTTTGTACAACAATTAAAATCATTGTCAAGTAGAGTAGAGAAAATCAGAGAAAATATACATACTGAAGAAGCTACCAAGACTTCACTTATAATGCCTTTCATCCAGATTCTTGGGTATGATATTTTCAATCCGGAAGAATTAGTACCAGAGTTTGTGGCAGATGTGGGAATAAAAAAGGGAGAAAAAATAGATTATGCTATTATGCACGGTAATGATCCTGTCATTCTAATTGAGGCAAAATCTGTTAACGAAATTCTTACTAAACATGATTCACAGCTCTTCAGGTATTTTGGAACTACTAAAGCAAAGTTCGCAATATTAACAAATGGAATCGAATATAATTTTTTCACAGATTTAGAAGAGCAAAATCGTATGGATCAAAAGCCTTTCTTTACATTTAATATTCTTGAATTAAGGGATAATCACATATTAGAAATCGCTAAATTTAGAAAGAGTCATTTTGATATAACAAATGTTCTAACTACAGCTTCAGAATTAAAATATACTAATGAAATCAAACAACTTCTTGGGAGGGAATGGGAAAATCCTAGTGATGAGTTAATAAAATTCATTCTAAATGATGTATACCAAGGGGTAAAGACCAAAAAAGTAATAGATAATTTTAGAGAAATAATCAAGAAGTCGTTAAATCAATTTATTTCAGAAAAAGTAAACGATAAGCTTCAAAAGGCTTTAAACACAAGTGATGATAAGCCTATTGAACAAACTAAGAACGAAGTAGCTGCAACTGAACAAATTCAAGAAGATAAACAAGCTCCTCAAGATCTTATTGAAACTACTGAAGAAGAAATTGAAGGCTATGTATTAATTAAGTTGATATTAAAAGACCATATCCAATCAAACAGAGTTTTTTATCGTGACAACAAAAGTTACTTTAATGTATTGCTTGATGATAATATTCGTAAGTGGGTCTGTAGGTTAGGATTTAATTCTTCCAATAAGTACATTCAACTTAATGATGAGAATAAAACCTCGTATAAATTAAATTCAGTTGATGAAATAATGTACTACAAAGAAAATATTATTGATGTAGCAAAACAATATAATTAA
- the sirA gene encoding sporulation inhibitor of replication protein SirA: MRNYDIYLIEKEVAFHYFGREQVLYHFFVEASRPVPSLVEIIDLQYKYITRSIPFHVFDYHMNKVDSMQKGFKMKKEKQQLTIYSTGSRAIVMNKGRKLSLISTGSFEAETLVFEHLRKIENSFLAVDLEGNSIGWLSPIKQAHYI, encoded by the coding sequence GTGCGAAACTATGATATTTACTTGATCGAAAAAGAAGTCGCCTTTCATTATTTTGGCCGTGAACAGGTTCTTTATCATTTTTTTGTTGAGGCTTCCCGTCCTGTACCTTCATTAGTTGAAATCATTGATCTGCAATATAAATATATTACCCGATCGATCCCGTTTCACGTGTTTGATTACCATATGAACAAGGTTGATTCAATGCAGAAAGGGTTTAAAATGAAGAAGGAAAAGCAGCAGTTAACCATCTATTCCACAGGCAGCAGGGCTATCGTGATGAATAAGGGGAGGAAACTGTCGCTTATTTCAACCGGGAGTTTTGAAGCTGAAACATTGGTATTTGAGCATTTGAGGAAAATCGAGAACTCATTTCTGGCAGTGGATTTGGAAGGAAACAGTATTGGATGGCTGAGTCCGATCAAGCAAGCCCACTACATCTAA
- a CDS encoding TVP38/TMEM64 family protein, which yields MGDTIISLFRDYPHLAVLISITLNILIAISGFLPSYFLTAANLYFFGFFWGTAISFAGEAAGALAAFLLYRKGFRKFTRTKLERYSKAKRLIELEGKRAFLFIFALRLMPFMPSGVVTFFSAIGIVSIWTFFAASTLGKFPALLLEALAVTQVLEWNMLGKMILMGVSIVFLLSLRTMMKKQN from the coding sequence ATGGGAGATACAATCATCAGTCTGTTTCGAGATTACCCTCATCTTGCTGTTCTGATCAGTATTACGTTGAATATACTGATTGCGATTTCTGGATTTCTTCCGAGTTACTTTTTGACAGCTGCTAATCTTTATTTCTTTGGATTCTTTTGGGGAACAGCCATCTCCTTCGCAGGGGAGGCGGCAGGTGCTCTTGCAGCCTTCCTTTTGTATAGGAAAGGATTCAGAAAATTTACCCGGACAAAACTGGAACGCTATTCAAAAGCTAAGAGATTGATTGAGCTGGAAGGGAAACGAGCGTTCCTATTTATTTTTGCCCTCCGGCTCATGCCCTTCATGCCATCAGGTGTGGTGACATTTTTCTCTGCGATCGGTATTGTTTCCATATGGACATTTTTTGCAGCCAGCACCTTGGGGAAATTCCCGGCACTACTATTAGAGGCTTTAGCAGTCACTCAGGTGCTTGAATGGAATATGCTTGGTAAGATGATTCTAATGGGCGTGAGTATAGTATTTCTACTAAGCCTGCGAACGATGATGAAAAAACAGAATTGA